In Halapricum desulfuricans, a single window of DNA contains:
- a CDS encoding 50S ribosomal protein L15e, which yields MAKSFYSHIRDAWKDPDDGKVAELQWQRMQEWRQQGAIERVERPTRLDKARSLGYKAKQGVVVARVSVRKGSARKVRHKAGRRSKRQGVTRITRRKNLQRVAEERATRKYRNLRVLNSYWVGEDGSQKWFEVILVDPNHPAIETDDDLNWICDDAHDNRALRGLTSAGQSNRGLQQKGKGTEHTRPSNNSGKGRGK from the coding sequence ATGGCAAAGAGCTTCTACTCACACATCCGGGACGCCTGGAAGGACCCGGACGACGGCAAAGTCGCGGAACTACAGTGGCAGCGCATGCAGGAATGGCGCCAGCAGGGCGCGATCGAGCGGGTCGAGCGCCCGACGCGGCTGGACAAGGCGCGTTCGCTCGGCTACAAGGCCAAGCAGGGTGTCGTCGTCGCACGTGTCAGCGTCCGCAAGGGCAGCGCTCGCAAAGTTCGCCACAAGGCCGGACGACGCTCGAAGCGGCAGGGCGTCACCCGGATCACGCGCCGGAAGAACCTCCAGCGCGTCGCCGAGGAGCGCGCGACTCGCAAGTACCGCAACCTGCGTGTACTCAACTCCTACTGGGTCGGCGAAGACGGCAGCCAGAAGTGGTTCGAGGTCATTCTGGTCGACCCGAACCACCCGGCGATCGAGACCGACGACGACCTCAACTGGATCTGCGACGACGCACACGACAACCGCGCGCTGCGCGGGCTAACCAGCGCCGGCCAGTCCAATCGCGGCCTCCAGCAGAAGGGCAAAGGCACCGAGCACACGCGTCCTTCGAACAACAGCGGCAAAGGACGCGGCAAATAA
- a CDS encoding thiolase family protein — MDQAPVIVQAVRTPQGTEDGVYADVRSEDLSVPLIDKLLAATGLGSEDVDDLLWGCAQQRGEQGNNVARVIALLSELGESVPATTINRWCASSAEAIMRGADAIAAGQRDCVIAGGVESMSRVKMGENTHNVHPRLAELYNVGELQMGMTAETVAERYDISREAQDEYALRSHERAAEATDSGRFDDEIVPIETAEGLVEEDEGIRRETDLETLAGLPTVFKSDGTVTPGNASQVSDGAAGVLMTSRSVAEDRGLPILAEVGAHEVVGVDPTEMGVGPVPAVRQLGERTGHDPADYDLVELNEAFASQTLYCQRELGFDDDVLNVNGGAIALGHPLGASGARLPVTLLHEMRRRDAELGLATECVGFGQGAAIEFTRR; from the coding sequence ATGGATCAGGCACCCGTGATCGTGCAGGCGGTGCGAACGCCGCAGGGAACGGAAGACGGCGTCTACGCGGACGTCAGGAGCGAGGACCTGTCGGTCCCGTTGATCGACAAGTTGCTCGCGGCGACGGGGCTGGGCAGTGAGGACGTAGACGACCTGCTGTGGGGCTGTGCCCAGCAGCGCGGCGAACAGGGCAACAACGTCGCGCGAGTGATCGCGTTGCTCTCGGAACTCGGCGAGTCGGTGCCGGCGACGACGATCAACCGGTGGTGTGCGTCTTCCGCGGAAGCGATTATGCGCGGGGCGGACGCCATCGCCGCCGGCCAGCGCGACTGCGTGATCGCTGGCGGCGTCGAGTCGATGTCCCGGGTGAAGATGGGCGAGAACACCCACAACGTCCACCCGCGACTCGCAGAGCTGTACAACGTCGGCGAGCTCCAGATGGGGATGACCGCCGAGACGGTCGCCGAGAGGTACGACATCAGCAGGGAGGCTCAGGACGAGTACGCGCTCAGGAGCCACGAACGGGCCGCCGAAGCGACCGATTCCGGCCGATTCGACGACGAAATCGTCCCGATCGAGACGGCGGAGGGGCTCGTCGAGGAAGACGAGGGGATCCGCCGGGAGACTGATCTGGAGACGCTCGCCGGATTGCCGACGGTGTTCAAGTCCGACGGGACGGTCACGCCGGGCAACGCCTCACAGGTCAGCGACGGCGCTGCCGGCGTGCTGATGACCTCAAGGTCTGTCGCCGAGGACCGCGGGTTGCCGATTCTGGCGGAAGTGGGTGCCCACGAGGTGGTCGGCGTCGATCCGACGGAGATGGGGGTCGGTCCCGTGCCGGCGGTACGGCAACTCGGCGAGCGGACCGGTCACGATCCCGCTGATTACGACCTCGTGGAGTTGAACGAGGCGTTCGCCTCCCAGACGCTGTACTGCCAGCGCGAACTCGGGTTCGACGACGACGTGCTCAACGTCAACGGCGGGGCGATCGCGCTCGGCCATCCGCTCGGAGCATCGGGTGCGCGCCTGCCCGTGACGTTGCTGCACGAGATGCGCAGGCGCGATGCCGAACTGGGGCTGGCGACCGAGTGTGTCGGCTTCGGGCAAGGGGCCGCGATCGAGTTCACACGACGGTAG
- a CDS encoding M42 family metallopeptidase: MEDYQREFLDSLLETASPSGFETASQRVWVEYVSEFADDVRVDDYGNAVAVHEGDATKVMIAGHGDEIGFMVRDVTDDGYLRLARIGVSDRTVTRGQHVTVHTDGGPVNGVIGQTAIHLREREDESVDDVAEQYVDIGVADGDAARERVSIGDPITFASGVRSLAGARLAGRGMDNRVGIWTAAEALRRASDCDADATVYAVSTVQEEVGLKGAKMVGFDIDPDVAVAVDVTHATDTLGVPEKQSSAIELGGGPVVARGSANHPQLVEALRSVADANAVSIQLEAAGISTGTDADAFYTQRGGVPSVNLGLPNRYMHTPVEVVDTEDLDAAADLLGAFATSVGEFEPFTVDLTSE; encoded by the coding sequence ATGGAGGACTACCAGCGGGAGTTTCTCGACAGCCTGCTCGAGACGGCATCACCGTCGGGGTTCGAGACGGCGAGCCAGCGTGTCTGGGTCGAGTACGTCTCGGAGTTCGCCGACGACGTGCGCGTCGACGACTACGGGAACGCCGTCGCTGTCCACGAGGGCGACGCGACCAAGGTAATGATCGCGGGTCACGGCGACGAGATCGGGTTCATGGTTCGGGACGTCACCGACGATGGCTATCTCAGGTTGGCCCGGATCGGCGTCTCCGACCGGACGGTCACGCGAGGCCAGCACGTCACCGTCCACACTGACGGCGGTCCGGTCAACGGCGTCATCGGCCAGACGGCAATCCACCTCCGCGAGCGCGAGGACGAGAGCGTCGACGACGTGGCCGAGCAGTACGTCGACATCGGCGTCGCGGACGGCGACGCGGCCCGCGAGCGAGTCTCGATCGGCGATCCGATCACGTTCGCCTCGGGGGTACGATCGCTCGCCGGGGCCCGACTGGCCGGCCGGGGGATGGACAACCGCGTCGGGATCTGGACGGCCGCGGAGGCGCTGCGCCGGGCCAGCGACTGCGACGCGGACGCGACGGTCTATGCCGTCAGCACCGTGCAGGAAGAGGTCGGGCTCAAGGGCGCGAAGATGGTCGGGTTCGATATCGATCCGGATGTCGCCGTGGCCGTGGACGTCACGCACGCGACCGATACGTTGGGTGTGCCCGAGAAACAGTCCAGCGCGATCGAGCTCGGCGGCGGCCCGGTCGTCGCTCGCGGGAGCGCGAACCACCCGCAACTCGTCGAGGCGCTTCGATCCGTGGCCGACGCCAACGCGGTGTCGATCCAGCTCGAGGCGGCCGGTATCAGCACGGGAACCGACGCCGACGCGTTCTACACCCAGCGCGGCGGTGTCCCGTCTGTGAATCTCGGGCTCCCCAACCGGTACATGCACACGCCCGTCGAAGTCGTCGACACCGAGGATCTGGACGCGGCCGCCGACCTGCTTGGCGCGTTTGCCACGTCTGTCGGCGAGTTCGAGCCGTTCACTGTCGATCTGACCAGTGAGTGA
- a CDS encoding molybdopterin biosynthesis protein has product MTERKQFRDLATPSELRLAIEALDIGAGTESVELLDADGRVAAERVDAAIDVPGFDRSTMDGYAVQATDTFDASEGDPLVADLAGAVDAGERPETDVSAGTVVSVATGAPLSQGADAVVPVERTTRRATDDSTVVEIRTAVAPGDNVMHSGDDVAAGDRAVGPGTVLTTRDVGLLAALGVETVPVVEPPSVGIVSTGNELVRPGEPLEAERGQIYDLNTYALAAAVRAAGGRPEVVPHIADDYEKMHETLQSVGERCELVLSSGSTSASDTDVLYRVVDDHGSLDLHGVAVKPGRPTIVGEIADTPYVGLPGNPVSALSIFRTFVAPAIREAAGRPPESAPTLAGEMVASKRYTEGRTYLLPVAVIEDEAGDVLVYPVDKGSGAITSLTEADGVVEMAPETELLDRGESVTVELFSAETRPPSILAIGEPDPLLSRLLDRLDGPRYLPHGSAEGRRRLRDGVPDFALLDEDDADAADGDTLATYTREWGLIVPAGNPNDVSELTDLFEVEGFYNLPQSSALRSTLDDALSEIAAESGVSGRDLADQIHGYDRTVSGIRSPARRVADGSATVGLGLRFAETVLDVDFVPIGTQRLSVVAAPDRLGKSGMRTLQSVLERELDSVADSTPGYATDGVL; this is encoded by the coding sequence GTGACCGAGCGCAAGCAGTTCCGCGACCTTGCGACGCCGTCTGAACTCCGTTTGGCAATAGAGGCGCTGGATATTGGGGCTGGGACGGAATCGGTCGAGCTACTGGACGCCGACGGTCGCGTCGCGGCCGAGCGGGTCGACGCCGCTATCGACGTACCGGGGTTCGATCGCTCGACGATGGACGGATACGCCGTCCAGGCTACCGACACGTTCGACGCCTCCGAGGGTGATCCGCTGGTGGCCGACCTCGCCGGCGCCGTCGACGCCGGGGAGCGCCCCGAGACGGACGTCTCCGCGGGAACCGTTGTCAGCGTCGCGACGGGTGCGCCGCTGTCCCAGGGTGCTGACGCAGTGGTCCCGGTCGAGCGCACGACCCGACGTGCGACCGACGATAGCACCGTCGTCGAGATCCGAACGGCCGTCGCGCCGGGGGACAACGTCATGCACAGCGGCGACGACGTGGCCGCCGGCGACCGGGCCGTCGGTCCGGGGACGGTGCTGACGACGCGGGATGTGGGCCTGCTTGCTGCGCTCGGCGTCGAGACGGTCCCGGTCGTCGAGCCGCCGTCGGTCGGAATCGTCTCGACCGGGAACGAACTCGTGCGACCGGGCGAGCCCCTCGAAGCCGAGCGCGGCCAGATCTACGACCTCAACACGTACGCGCTGGCGGCGGCAGTACGAGCGGCCGGTGGCCGACCGGAGGTCGTTCCACACATCGCCGACGATTACGAGAAGATGCACGAGACGCTACAGTCGGTCGGCGAGCGGTGTGAACTCGTCCTCTCTTCGGGCTCGACGAGCGCGAGTGACACCGACGTACTCTATCGGGTCGTCGACGACCACGGATCGCTCGATCTCCACGGCGTGGCGGTCAAGCCCGGACGCCCGACGATCGTCGGGGAAATCGCCGACACTCCCTACGTCGGGCTCCCCGGCAACCCCGTCTCGGCGCTGAGTATCTTCCGGACCTTCGTCGCGCCCGCGATCCGGGAGGCTGCCGGCCGACCCCCGGAATCCGCGCCAACGCTTGCAGGGGAGATGGTCGCCTCCAAGCGCTACACCGAAGGTCGGACCTACCTGCTCCCGGTCGCCGTCATTGAAGACGAGGCGGGCGACGTTCTCGTCTATCCGGTCGACAAGGGCAGCGGGGCGATCACAAGTCTCACCGAGGCCGACGGCGTCGTCGAGATGGCGCCCGAGACCGAACTGCTCGACCGGGGCGAGTCCGTCACTGTCGAGCTGTTCTCCGCGGAGACGCGCCCGCCGTCGATACTCGCTATTGGCGAGCCTGACCCGCTGCTCTCGCGGTTGCTTGATCGGCTCGACGGGCCGCGCTATCTCCCGCACGGAAGTGCCGAGGGGCGTCGCCGTCTGCGCGATGGGGTCCCGGATTTCGCCCTGCTTGACGAGGACGACGCCGATGCCGCTGATGGCGATACCCTCGCCACGTACACCCGTGAATGGGGGCTGATCGTCCCGGCGGGCAATCCCAACGACGTGTCGGAACTCACCGACCTCTTCGAGGTGGAAGGGTTCTACAACCTCCCGCAGTCGTCGGCCTTGCGGTCGACTCTCGACGACGCCCTCAGCGAGATAGCCGCCGAATCCGGTGTGTCAGGACGCGATCTCGCCGATCAGATCCACGGCTACGACCGGACGGTGTCCGGCATTCGGAGTCCGGCCCGTCGTGTGGCCGATGGGTCGGCGACAGTCGGGCTCGGGCTTCGATTCGCCGAAACAGTGCTTGATGTTGATTTCGTGCCGATCGGAACACAACGGCTCAGCGTTGTCGCGGCCCCCGACCGTCTCGGCAAGTCCGGTATGCGGACGCTCCAATCAGTGCTTGAACGCGAACTCGACTCGGTCGCTGATTCGACGCCGGGATACGCTACCGACGGCGTATTATAG
- a CDS encoding molybdopterin molybdotransferase MoeA has protein sequence MGDAESVRGAGFVERTRVREALETLRAAMNVSTGTRTLALAAADGRVLAETVTSPRNVPDFPRAAMDGYAVRAEDTFGAADRSPATLAVGDSAGPQRATWVHTGSPVAEPADAVVKTENAREVGDSIEVTSAAAVGQNVSEVGEDIEADQHLFDSGHRLRPSDLALLRSVGIESVTVRERPSVAVIPTGEELVESDPDPGEAIETNGLMVSSLAERWGGDTRYRDVVTDDRDALVDAIEADLDADVIVTTGGSSIGKRDLLPAVVEDRGELLVHGVALKPGHPVALGQVEDTPVLMLPGYPVACIVNAWQFVRPVLNWTADTEPDEPARVEAELDRKIRSEPGIRSCVRVTVSETDEGAIAEPVHESGASILSSVSLADGWVQVPESIEGYDAGDRVTVEFWEAQP, from the coding sequence ATGGGAGATGCCGAGTCAGTTCGAGGAGCAGGATTCGTCGAGCGGACGCGGGTCCGTGAGGCACTCGAAACCCTCAGAGCGGCAATGAACGTCTCGACGGGCACGCGGACACTCGCGCTCGCGGCGGCGGACGGACGTGTCCTTGCCGAGACAGTGACATCGCCACGGAACGTCCCGGACTTCCCGCGGGCGGCGATGGACGGCTACGCGGTCAGAGCCGAGGATACCTTCGGCGCGGCCGACCGATCGCCCGCCACCCTCGCCGTCGGTGACAGTGCTGGCCCGCAACGGGCGACCTGGGTTCACACGGGCAGTCCCGTCGCGGAGCCGGCCGACGCCGTCGTCAAGACCGAGAACGCACGGGAAGTGGGCGACTCCATAGAGGTCACCAGCGCCGCCGCGGTCGGCCAGAACGTCAGCGAGGTCGGCGAGGACATCGAGGCCGACCAGCACCTGTTCGACTCAGGGCATCGGCTCCGACCGTCGGATCTGGCGCTGCTGCGGTCGGTCGGCATCGAGTCGGTCACGGTTCGGGAACGGCCCTCAGTCGCCGTGATCCCGACCGGCGAGGAGCTGGTCGAGAGCGACCCAGACCCTGGAGAGGCGATCGAGACCAACGGGCTGATGGTCTCCTCGCTGGCCGAGCGCTGGGGCGGCGACACCCGGTATCGCGACGTCGTGACCGACGACCGGGACGCGCTCGTGGACGCGATCGAGGCCGATCTCGACGCGGACGTGATCGTGACGACCGGCGGCTCTTCGATCGGCAAGCGGGACCTGCTGCCGGCCGTCGTCGAGGACCGTGGCGAATTGCTCGTCCACGGCGTCGCACTCAAGCCAGGTCATCCGGTCGCGCTCGGCCAGGTCGAGGACACGCCGGTGCTTATGTTGCCGGGGTATCCCGTCGCCTGTATCGTCAACGCCTGGCAGTTCGTCCGACCGGTCCTCAACTGGACAGCCGACACGGAACCCGACGAGCCAGCCCGGGTCGAGGCCGAACTCGACCGGAAGATCCGGAGCGAACCCGGGATCCGGAGTTGCGTTCGAGTGACCGTCAGCGAGACTGACGAGGGCGCTATCGCCGAACCGGTCCACGAAAGCGGCGCGAGCATTCTCTCGAGTGTTTCGCTTGCCGACGGCTGGGTGCAGGTGCCCGAGTCGATCGAGGGGTACGACGCGGGCGATCGCGTCACAGTCGAGTTCTGGGAGGCCCAGCCGTGA
- the tsaA gene encoding tRNA (N6-threonylcarbamoyladenosine(37)-N6)-methyltransferase TrmO codes for MTLNALALAADRFGDRSLSYPYYRLQEAGHTVDIAAPGGQPITGLNGIDFEADLPIAEADAAAYDLLVLPGGYSSEAIRMQAPEAIDIVRSFDERDKPIASVCHGAQLLVSAGVVEGRRLACHPSIKDDVEAAGGTFVNDAGVVDGNLITARDYSDVADWLAAVLREVTTPATTDGSGVTASTAGLDSTRSSDGSTQPIGTIHSPYTEETGMPIQGAFSEAMGVVEVDPEYEPGLLDLAEFSHIVVLYQFHAAEDYDLQPQPFMEDEVHGVFATRAPRRPNPLGMSVLELENVSDGSLFVSGVDVLDGTPLLDIKPFVPEFNGVEDARIGWLEGAIDNEHRRTSDDRFVE; via the coding sequence ATGACACTGAACGCACTCGCACTCGCGGCGGATCGATTCGGCGATCGCTCGCTCAGTTACCCCTACTACCGCCTCCAGGAGGCCGGCCACACCGTCGATATCGCCGCTCCCGGCGGACAGCCGATCACCGGGCTCAACGGGATCGACTTCGAAGCCGACCTGCCGATCGCGGAGGCCGACGCGGCGGCCTACGACCTGCTCGTGCTTCCGGGCGGGTACTCCTCGGAGGCGATCCGGATGCAAGCCCCCGAGGCCATCGATATCGTTCGCTCGTTCGACGAGCGGGACAAACCGATCGCGTCGGTCTGTCACGGCGCACAGTTGCTCGTCAGTGCCGGCGTCGTCGAGGGGCGGCGACTGGCCTGCCATCCCTCGATCAAAGACGACGTCGAGGCCGCCGGTGGGACGTTCGTGAACGATGCGGGCGTCGTCGACGGCAACCTGATTACGGCCCGGGATTACTCCGACGTGGCCGACTGGCTCGCCGCCGTCCTCAGGGAAGTCACGACGCCGGCGACGACCGACGGCAGCGGCGTGACGGCTTCGACCGCCGGACTCGATTCGACCCGATCGTCGGACGGGTCAACCCAGCCGATCGGCACCATCCACTCGCCGTACACCGAGGAGACAGGGATGCCGATCCAGGGTGCCTTCTCCGAGGCGATGGGTGTCGTCGAGGTCGACCCCGAGTACGAACCTGGGCTGCTCGATCTGGCGGAGTTCTCCCATATCGTCGTGCTCTATCAGTTCCACGCCGCCGAGGACTACGACCTGCAGCCCCAGCCGTTTATGGAAGACGAGGTCCACGGCGTCTTCGCGACGCGGGCCCCGCGACGACCGAACCCGCTCGGGATGTCCGTCCTCGAGTTGGAGAACGTCTCGGATGGCTCGCTGTTCGTCTCCGGGGTCGACGTACTCGACGGGACGCCGCTGCTCGATATCAAACCGTTTGTCCCCGAGTTCAACGGGGTCGAAGACGCCCGGATCGGGTGGCTTGAGGGCGCAATCGACAACGAACACCGCCGGACGTCGGACGATCGGTTCGTCGAGTAG
- a CDS encoding ABC transporter ATP-binding protein has protein sequence MTDEDTFLALENVSKRYETGEGTIAALKGIDLSVHEGGFVSLVGPSGCGKTTLLRLVAGLESPSSGRVRVDGDVVTGPDPDRGLVFQSTTLYPWRTVAENVRFGLEVDDTSATVADRRVERLLSMVGLADRADAYPSELSGGMRTRVGISRALAPDPEVLLLDEPFSDLDVATRESLQEDLLGIWNDLDKTVVLVTHTVGEAVRLSDAVVVFDGRGTIGTVVDVDLDRPRDFETDRFDPYVSAIRNTIRDSRGTDQSTARRSEKHTTKPRH, from the coding sequence GTGACTGACGAGGACACGTTTCTCGCCCTCGAAAACGTCTCGAAGCGTTACGAGACCGGCGAGGGGACTATCGCCGCACTCAAGGGGATCGACCTCTCAGTCCACGAGGGCGGGTTCGTGAGTCTCGTCGGCCCCTCCGGCTGTGGGAAGACGACGCTTCTCCGGCTGGTCGCGGGTCTGGAATCGCCGTCCTCCGGGCGCGTCCGCGTCGACGGCGACGTGGTCACCGGGCCGGACCCCGACCGGGGACTCGTCTTCCAGTCGACGACGCTGTATCCCTGGCGGACGGTGGCCGAGAACGTTCGCTTCGGACTGGAGGTCGATGACACGAGCGCGACTGTGGCTGACCGGCGAGTCGAGCGGCTCCTTTCGATGGTCGGGCTTGCCGACCGGGCCGACGCCTATCCCTCCGAACTCAGCGGCGGTATGCGAACCCGTGTCGGGATCTCTCGGGCGCTCGCTCCCGATCCCGAGGTCCTGCTGCTTGACGAGCCGTTCTCGGATCTCGACGTGGCGACCCGGGAGTCACTGCAGGAGGATCTGCTCGGGATTTGGAACGACCTGGACAAGACAGTCGTCCTCGTGACACACACCGTCGGCGAGGCGGTTCGACTCTCGGATGCGGTCGTCGTCTTCGACGGGCGCGGGACGATTGGGACTGTCGTCGATGTTGATCTCGATCGGCCGCGGGACTTCGAGACCGACCGGTTCGACCCCTACGTGAGCGCCATCCGAAACACGATTCGGGACAGCCGGGGAACCGACCAGTCGACTGCTCGACGCTCCGAAAAACACACCACCAAGCCAAGACACTGA
- a CDS encoding ABC transporter permease, with the protein MASRPSDRNDVLSATRESATVAFGAVDRSSLISGRVGRGLVGAVVFVAGWWSLAGTVPSYLLPTPAAVLGAFVTELTTPATFAFAGVTLQLTELSAVLLQSLLHYVPGLLLGVGLGTPLGIALGYSTRLDEYFTPAVGLLRPIPPLAWMGFVIAWVGIGHAGAAVIVAIGSFWITLLGAHDGVRELPTEWIEVGESLGVQDHTTMLRKVVVPGVAPSVFTAVRTSLGRSWMIIVAAELFGAPGLGYRIIHTAQSLAMDVSMAYMLALGLAYLATDALFQVTREVVAP; encoded by the coding sequence ATGGCTAGTCGGCCGTCCGATCGCAATGACGTATTGTCGGCCACGCGCGAATCCGCCACTGTCGCGTTCGGGGCGGTCGACCGATCGTCGCTCATTTCGGGTCGAGTAGGGCGCGGTCTCGTCGGCGCGGTCGTCTTCGTGGCCGGCTGGTGGTCGCTCGCGGGTACGGTCCCGTCGTACCTGCTTCCGACACCTGCGGCTGTCCTTGGGGCGTTCGTCACGGAGCTGACGACGCCGGCGACGTTCGCGTTCGCCGGCGTTACACTCCAGTTGACGGAACTTTCGGCCGTCCTTTTGCAGAGCCTGCTGCATTACGTCCCCGGCTTGCTTCTCGGTGTTGGGCTGGGGACGCCGCTGGGCATCGCATTGGGGTATTCGACGCGGCTGGACGAGTATTTCACGCCTGCTGTGGGGCTGCTGCGACCGATCCCACCGCTGGCGTGGATGGGCTTTGTCATCGCCTGGGTCGGCATCGGCCACGCCGGCGCGGCGGTCATCGTCGCCATCGGTTCGTTCTGGATCACACTGCTTGGCGCCCACGACGGAGTCCGGGAACTCCCGACGGAGTGGATCGAGGTCGGGGAGAGTCTCGGCGTCCAGGATCACACTACGATGCTTCGGAAGGTCGTGGTTCCTGGCGTTGCGCCGTCGGTTTTCACCGCCGTCCGAACCAGCCTCGGCCGAAGCTGGATGATCATCGTCGCCGCCGAACTGTTCGGCGCGCCGGGGCTCGGCTATCGAATCATCCACACGGCCCAGAGTCTCGCGATGGACGTCAGTATGGCCTATATGCTCGCGCTCGGGCTTGCGTATCTGGCCACGGACGCGCTCTTTCAGGTCACTCGCGAGGTGGTTGCCCCGTGA
- a CDS encoding DUF2061 domain-containing protein translates to MAGRSLLPITVDDPRRSWSESLLKALVYRLFMIVLTVVVAYAVTADSTASLQIGVVTNILKTGTYYAYERIWDRFRFEGGSDG, encoded by the coding sequence ATGGCTGGCAGATCGCTGTTACCGATCACGGTCGACGATCCGCGCCGCAGTTGGAGTGAGTCGCTCCTTAAAGCGCTGGTCTACCGGCTGTTTATGATCGTCCTGACTGTCGTCGTCGCCTACGCCGTCACGGCCGACTCGACGGCCTCGCTACAGATCGGGGTCGTCACCAATATCCTCAAGACGGGGACGTACTACGCCTACGAGCGAATCTGGGACCGCTTCCGATTCGAGGGGGGCAGCGATGGCTAG
- a CDS encoding ABC transporter substrate-binding protein, producing the protein MMNRRAFLGSLGVASTTALSGCTVFGQNSGATGPVQLAYDAAPPHFQAVVMDREGWFEAMDADFETDEASCNSIVQLLTTGKADIGMIGVVPALVVADSDAEAHVVSASSKNGFVVLIAESVADRFAADSGGFDAVDGRRFTLGTYPKGSVSDITARYWISNEREASLEDVELVHLGGPGAARQALLAGEVDGAVIPEPTPTLIEERTDAPYQRVARVEQFIPGEPAGVTVVRDAFAEKRPDAVAAFIDRHASATQFIHDNPDQAATYMSDVYGGENALDASTARAALDSPATQYTTDPHDITSGAEVLAEYAHRLGKTDSRLTADELFDMSHYDQAVGDQ; encoded by the coding sequence ATGATGAATCGGCGTGCGTTCCTTGGGAGTCTCGGTGTTGCCAGCACGACCGCCCTTTCAGGTTGTACGGTGTTCGGGCAAAACAGCGGCGCTACTGGGCCGGTCCAGCTGGCCTACGACGCGGCACCACCTCACTTCCAGGCAGTCGTTATGGATCGGGAAGGCTGGTTCGAGGCGATGGATGCCGACTTCGAGACCGACGAAGCCAGCTGCAATAGTATCGTCCAGCTGCTTACGACTGGCAAAGCTGATATCGGGATGATCGGTGTGGTTCCGGCACTCGTCGTCGCGGATTCGGACGCCGAGGCGCACGTCGTCTCGGCGAGTTCGAAAAACGGCTTCGTCGTGCTGATCGCGGAGTCGGTCGCCGACCGGTTCGCGGCCGACAGCGGTGGGTTCGACGCGGTAGACGGGCGACGGTTCACACTCGGCACGTATCCGAAAGGGAGTGTCTCGGACATCACTGCTCGATACTGGATCAGCAACGAACGTGAAGCGTCGCTCGAGGACGTCGAACTCGTCCATCTCGGCGGACCGGGCGCTGCCCGGCAGGCCTTACTCGCCGGTGAGGTCGACGGGGCCGTTATCCCGGAGCCGACGCCGACGCTGATCGAGGAGCGTACGGACGCCCCCTACCAGCGCGTCGCACGCGTCGAGCAGTTCATTCCCGGCGAACCGGCCGGCGTGACTGTCGTCCGGGACGCGTTCGCGGAGAAGCGTCCCGATGCCGTTGCGGCGTTCATCGATCGGCACGCATCGGCAACCCAGTTCATCCACGACAATCCCGACCAGGCCGCGACGTATATGAGCGACGTCTACGGTGGCGAAAATGCCCTCGACGCCTCGACAGCGCGGGCCGCGCTCGACTCACCGGCGACGCAGTACACCACCGACCCACACGATATTACGTCCGGGGCCGAGGTGCTGGCCGAGTATGCCCACCGACTCGGGAAAACTGATTCGCGTCTTACGGCCGATGAGTTGTTCGATATGTCTCATTACGACCAAGCCGTCGGGGATCAGTGA